CCAAGTTGTACGAGCATACACCGATCGCGCTGGCTGCCGACTTGCACCCGGACTATCTTTCGACACAGTTTGCGGCGAAATCGGGATTGGCGACGGTGCCGGTGCAGCATCATTACGCTCATGCACTCGCGTGCATGGCAGAGAACGAGGTCGAGCCGCCGGTACTGGCGGTCTCCTGGGACGGCACCGGTTACGGCGTGGATGGCACCGTCTGGGGCGGAGAGTTTTTGCTCATTGACGACGCGGGTTTCACCCGTTCGGCGTGGCTGCGACCGTTTCAACTTCCGGGCGGGGAGGCAGCGGTGCGCGAACCGCGCCGCTCGGCCGCCGGGATGCTGGATGCGACGTTTAACGGCTCCGGTTGGGAGCAATATCTCGCCGCCGACTGCTTCACTGAGGCGGAGATGCGCGCGATCGACCAGATGTTGCGCTCTGGACTAAACTCGCCCCAGACCACCAGCGCAGGGCGGCTCTTCGACGGGGTGGCTTTTCTGCTTAGCCTGGTGCAGAGCAACTGTTATGAGGGTGAGGGGGGAATGCAGTTGGAATTCGCGATCGGCGTCCTTCGGTCTGACGAGAGGTATGAATTCACAGTCGATGAGCACGAAACTGGACGTGAGATCGACTGGCGGCCGATGCTTAGGGCACTGCTGGTTGATCGTGACAAGGGCGTTGCGGCCGCAACCATCGCCGCTCGTTTTCACAACACGCTGGTCGAGATGATCGTGACGACCGCAAGGACTGTCGGCTGCGATCGCGTGGCTCTGACTGGCGGATGTTTCCAAAATACGTATCTTGCGGAGCGGGCGATTCGGCGGCTGGAGGAATCCGGTTTTGCGGTGTATCGCCACCAGCGGGTACCGCCAAATGACGGCGGGATTGCGTTGGGGCAAATCATTGCCGCCGCCCGCGCTCTGCGGAAGGAAATGTAGGATGTGTCTCGCCGTTCCGGGAAAGATCATCGCCGTTGACCCGACCGAGTCGCTAATGCGGCCCGGCAAGGTGGACTTCGGCGGCGTCGTCAAAGACGTCAATCTTTGCTATGTCCCCGAGGCCAAGGTCGGCGACTATGTCATCGTCCATGTCGGCTTTGCTCTCAATGTGATTGATGACGCCGAAGCCGCCCGTGTCTTCGAGTACCTGCGCGAGATCGGCGAGATCGAGAAGGACCAGGCGGAATCAGCGTGAAGTATATAGATGAATACCGCGATGCCGCCGCCGCGCGCGCGTTGGCCGAAGAAATCCGGCGCATCACGAAGCGGTCGTGGACGATCATGGAAATCTGCGGTGGTCAGACCCACGCCATCGTCAAATTCGGACTCGACCAACTGTTGCCGCCCGAGATCACGCTGGTGCACGGGCCGGGTTGTCCGGTCTGCGTGACGCCGGTGGAGACGCTGGATGCGGCGTGCACGATTGCCGCCCGGCCGGAAGTGATATTCTGCTCATTCGGCGATATGCTCCGCGTACCCGGCAGCGCGGTCGACCTGCTGCGCGTCAAGGCGCAGAGCGGTGACGTGCGCATCGTCTACTCGCCGACCGACGCCGTCGCTATCGCCCGCGCCAATCCGGACCGCCAGGTAGTCTTCTTTGGCGTCGGTTTTGAAACCACCGCGCCGGCGAATGCTATGGCCGTATATGCCGCCGCGCAGGAACGGCTTGACAATTTCTCCATTCTTGTCTCGCAGGTTACTGTGCCGCCCGCGATGATCGCGATCCTGAGTGCGCCGCACAATCGCGTGCAGGGTTTTCTCGCGGCGGGCCACGTTTGCACCGTGATGGGCTTCTGGGAGTACGAGCCGATCGCCCGCCGGTTTCGCGTCCCGATTGTTGTCACCGGTTTCGAGCCGATTGACCTACTGGAAGGCATTCTGATGTGTGTACGCCAGCTTGAAGCCGGCCGCAGTGACGTCGAGAACCAGTATGCCCGCGCGGTCAGCCAGGGGGGAAACCAGCCGGCCCAACAGCTACTGCGCGAGGTCTTTGAGATTGCCGACCGCAACTGGCGCGGCATCGGCGTGATTCCGCGCAGCGGACTGCGCTTGCGTGAGAAATACAGAAGCTATGATGCGGAACAGCGTTTTGCGATTGCAACCGCAGCGGTTGCCCGCGAAACGGAATGTATCAGCGGCTTGGTCCTGCAGGGCATCAAGAAGCCGCACGAATGCCCGGCGTTCGGTACGCGCTGTACACCGGAACAACCGCTGGGCGCAACCATGGTTTCCAGCGAGGGCGCATGCGCTGCCTACTTCCGCTATCGCGGCCGCATCGCGAGCAAATGAGAAAAATATGACCGATCCAGAGTTCCATCTGAATTGTCCGCTCCCGCTGGCCAACCATGAGCAGGTGCTGCTGGCCCATGGCGGCGGCGGCCGTCTGATGCAGCAGTTGCTCGAACAGGTGATCACGCCGGCGATCGACAATGCGACGCTGCAGTCGCGCCACGATTCGGCGGTAATCGAGGTCGGCGGGCAGCGCTTCGCCTTCACGACCGATTCGTTTGTGGTGCGACCGCTCGTCTTCAACGGCGGCGATATCGGCAAGTTAGCCGTCTGCGGCACGGTCAACGACCTGGCCATGGCGGGTGCGCGACCGTTGTTTCTGAGCCTGGGGCTAATCATCGAGGAAGGCTTCGCGATGGAAAGACTCCAAGGCATCATGCGGTCGATTGGTAGTACCGCGACGGCCGCCGGTGTGATCATCGTCACCGGCGACACCAAGGTCGTCGAGCGCGGCAAGGGCGACGGCCTCTACATCAACACCGCCGGCATCGGCATCATCGAGTATCAGCAGCAGATCGCGCCCGCTTCTATTCGCGCCGGCGACGCAATCATTCTTTCGGGTGACATTGGACGTCACGGTATCGCGATCATGACTCAGCGCGAGAACCTGCAGTTCGAGACGGCGATCGCCAGCGACTGCGCGCCGTTGCACCGTGAAGTTGCCGCTTTGCTGAATGCCGGTATCGAGATCCATTGTTTGCGCGATCTTACCCGCGGCGGTCTGGCCAGCGCACTGGTGGAGCTGGCGCAGACAGCACAGCTTGGCATCCAGATCGATGAGCACGCCATCGCAGTGACGCCGCCGGTGCGAGCCGCTTGCGAAATCCTCGGACTTGATCCGCTGCACGTGGCCAACGAAGGCCGCTTTATCGCGATCGTACCGCAGGCGCACGCAGCCGCCGCGCTGGAACGGCTGGCGACTTTCGGTACCGACTACGCACCCGCATTGATCGGGCAAGTCACGACCGCTGATCCCGGTCTCGTTACCATGACCAGCCTGATCGGCGCGACCCGGATTGTGGACATGCTTTCCGGCGAGCAGCTGCCGCGCATCTGCTGAACTGCAGTCCCGCTAATTCAATCCGATCACAGCGCTAACCGAAAATTAATGTCGACTGCAAATCATACCTTTTGTTTTGGCGACGTAAATCTGTTAAGATCGAACCTGAAGGCGTAGAAAGAAAATCCATGGCCAAAGACAGTATCCTCGTGATCGAAGACGAGGCCGATATTCTCGAACTGATCAGCTACAACCTCGGCAAAGAAGGTTACCGCGTTTCCGGCGCCGCTTCCGGTGAAGCCGGACTTAAGTCCGCACGCGCGAATCTGCCCGGCCTGATCGTGCTGGATCTCATGCTACCCGGTCTTGA
The sequence above is a segment of the Candidatus Zixiibacteriota bacterium genome. Coding sequences within it:
- a CDS encoding HypC/HybG/HupF family hydrogenase formation chaperone — encoded protein: MCLAVPGKIIAVDPTESLMRPGKVDFGGVVKDVNLCYVPEAKVGDYVIVHVGFALNVIDDAEAARVFEYLREIGEIEKDQAESA
- the hypD gene encoding hydrogenase formation protein HypD, translating into MKYIDEYRDAAAARALAEEIRRITKRSWTIMEICGGQTHAIVKFGLDQLLPPEITLVHGPGCPVCVTPVETLDAACTIAARPEVIFCSFGDMLRVPGSAVDLLRVKAQSGDVRIVYSPTDAVAIARANPDRQVVFFGVGFETTAPANAMAVYAAAQERLDNFSILVSQVTVPPAMIAILSAPHNRVQGFLAAGHVCTVMGFWEYEPIARRFRVPIVVTGFEPIDLLEGILMCVRQLEAGRSDVENQYARAVSQGGNQPAQQLLREVFEIADRNWRGIGVIPRSGLRLREKYRSYDAEQRFAIATAAVARETECISGLVLQGIKKPHECPAFGTRCTPEQPLGATMVSSEGACAAYFRYRGRIASK
- the hypE gene encoding hydrogenase expression/formation protein HypE, yielding MTDPEFHLNCPLPLANHEQVLLAHGGGGRLMQQLLEQVITPAIDNATLQSRHDSAVIEVGGQRFAFTTDSFVVRPLVFNGGDIGKLAVCGTVNDLAMAGARPLFLSLGLIIEEGFAMERLQGIMRSIGSTATAAGVIIVTGDTKVVERGKGDGLYINTAGIGIIEYQQQIAPASIRAGDAIILSGDIGRHGIAIMTQRENLQFETAIASDCAPLHREVAALLNAGIEIHCLRDLTRGGLASALVELAQTAQLGIQIDEHAIAVTPPVRAACEILGLDPLHVANEGRFIAIVPQAHAAAALERLATFGTDYAPALIGQVTTADPGLVTMTSLIGATRIVDMLSGEQLPRIC